In a genomic window of Aquila chrysaetos chrysaetos chromosome Z, bAquChr1.4, whole genome shotgun sequence:
- the LOC115337487 gene encoding phospholipase A2 inhibitor subunit gamma B-like — protein sequence MKVSLGLSFFLAFLDPGISLQCEVCHSIGKSCSGSMKTCSGGEDTCGIILHEVMIGGMAIPSSIKSCLPSSICQLGPITMNYGKVKARSHLACCTGDDCQTISVSLPPEDNVPNGYQCPACYSVDSFQCGNEIVNCTGSETQCVDLAGLMNSGGLSLKAAMKGCTTISECSIVGDGKNNLGMMDIKLRRFQCKPASTLARVSAGFAPRDTVFLPVLSGFILEKVLF from the exons ATGAAAGTGTCCCTTGGCCTCAGCTTCTTCCTGGCTTTCCTGGACCCAG GGATCTCCCTTCAGTGTGAGGTTTGTCACAGCATAGGAAAAAGCTGCTCTGGCTCCATGAAAACCTGTAGTGGTGGTGAAGATACCTGTGGCATCATTCTGCATGAGGTCATGATAG GGGGGATGGCAATCCCTTCGTCCATCAAGTCCTGCCTGCCGTCCAGCATTTGCCAGCTTGGCCCTATCACCATGAACTATGGGAAGGTAAAAGCAAGGAGTCACTTGGCTTGCTGCACAGGCGATGACTGTCAAACAATCTCTGTCTCCT TGCCACCAGAGGACAATGTGCCCAATGGATACCAGTGTCCTGCCTGCTACAGTGTGGACTCCTTTCAGTGCGGTAACGAAATCGTAAACTGCACCGGATCTGAAACCCAGTGTGTTGACCTTGCTGGGTTAATGAATTCTG GTGGACTGTCTCTGAAAGCTGCCATGAAGGGTTGCACCACCATTTCTGAATGCAGTATTGTAGGAGATGGAAAAAACAATCTGGGGATGATGGACATAAAGTTAAGGCGGTTCCAATGCAAACCAGCTTCTACTTTGGCCAGAGTGAGTGCTGGGTTTGCCCCTCGAGACACCGTCTTCCTCCCTGTCCTGTCAGGATTCATCTTGGAGAAGGTACTTTTCTGA